A genomic region of Trichothermofontia sichuanensis B231 contains the following coding sequences:
- a CDS encoding 2-isopropylmalate synthase, with the protein MNTQSQTSPSQPDRIIIFDTTLRDGEQSPGATLNVDEKLTIARQLARLGVDVIEAGFPFASPGDFEAVQKIAQQVGTEDGPIICGLARATKQDIQAAAEAVKPAAKGRIHTFIATSDIHLEHKLRKTRAEVLEIAPEMVAYAKSFVNDVEFSPEDAGRSDPEFLYQVLERAIAAGATTVNIPDTVGYTTPEEFGRLIRGIKENVPNIDQAIISVHGHNDLGLAVANFLEAVKNGARQLECTINGIGERAGNAALEELVMALHVRRQYFNPFLGRPSESEEPLTRIDTRQLYKTSRLVSNLTGMFVQPNKAIVGANAFAHESGIHQDGVLKNKLTYEIMDAQLIGLTDNQIVLGKHSGRNAFRTRLRELGFELSDTELNKAFVRFKELADKKKEITDWDLESIVNDEIQQPPEFFRLELVQVSCGNQSRPTATVTLITPEGQELTDAAIGTGPVDAVYKAINRVVNVPNELIEFTVQSVTAGIDAIGEVTIRLRQGDRVFSGHAANTDIIVASAHAYINALNRLYAATQTEPRISAQHSQLSA; encoded by the coding sequence ATGAATACTCAGTCACAGACCAGTCCGTCGCAACCCGATCGCATTATTATCTTTGACACCACTCTGCGGGATGGGGAACAGTCCCCTGGGGCCACGCTGAATGTGGACGAAAAACTGACGATCGCACGGCAACTGGCACGACTGGGGGTCGATGTCATTGAAGCTGGGTTCCCCTTCGCCAGCCCTGGTGACTTTGAAGCGGTGCAGAAAATCGCCCAACAGGTGGGTACGGAAGATGGCCCCATCATCTGCGGTCTGGCACGGGCAACGAAGCAGGATATCCAAGCTGCCGCTGAAGCCGTCAAACCCGCCGCCAAGGGCCGTATCCACACGTTTATTGCTACCTCGGATATTCACCTGGAGCACAAGCTGCGCAAGACTCGTGCCGAGGTGTTGGAAATCGCGCCGGAAATGGTGGCCTATGCCAAGTCCTTTGTCAACGATGTGGAGTTCTCGCCGGAGGATGCCGGACGATCGGACCCGGAATTTCTGTATCAAGTTCTGGAACGGGCGATCGCGGCAGGGGCGACCACGGTCAACATTCCTGATACGGTGGGCTACACAACGCCAGAGGAATTCGGGCGTTTGATTCGGGGCATTAAGGAAAATGTGCCCAATATCGACCAGGCGATCATCTCGGTTCACGGTCACAATGATTTGGGTCTTGCTGTTGCCAACTTCTTGGAAGCGGTGAAGAATGGGGCGCGGCAGTTGGAATGTACGATTAACGGGATTGGTGAACGGGCTGGGAATGCTGCGCTGGAAGAGTTGGTGATGGCGCTCCATGTGCGACGGCAGTATTTCAATCCTTTCCTGGGTCGTCCGTCGGAGTCAGAAGAACCCCTCACCCGCATTGATACGCGGCAACTCTACAAAACTTCGCGCCTAGTCTCGAACTTGACGGGGATGTTTGTGCAGCCCAATAAGGCGATCGTTGGGGCGAATGCCTTTGCCCACGAGTCGGGCATTCACCAGGACGGGGTGCTCAAGAACAAGCTCACCTACGAGATCATGGATGCCCAGTTGATCGGCCTGACCGACAACCAAATTGTCTTGGGCAAGCACTCTGGCCGCAATGCCTTCCGCACCCGCTTGCGGGAGTTGGGCTTTGAGTTGAGTGATACTGAACTCAATAAGGCGTTTGTGCGCTTTAAAGAACTGGCTGATAAGAAAAAGGAGATTACCGATTGGGATCTCGAGTCGATCGTCAATGACGAAATCCAGCAACCGCCAGAATTTTTCCGTTTGGAACTGGTGCAGGTTTCCTGTGGTAACCAGTCTCGCCCAACAGCGACGGTGACGTTGATAACACCCGAAGGCCAAGAACTGACGGACGCGGCGATCGGGACGGGGCCAGTGGATGCGGTCTACAAGGCGATTAACCGGGTGGTAAATGTTCCCAATGAGTTGATCGAGTTCACGGTGCAGTCGGTGACGGCGGGGATTGATGCGATCGGGGAGGTGACGATCCGGTTACGCCAGGGCGATCGCGTGTTCTCCGGTCATGCGGCCAATACTGATATCATCGTGGCCTCGGCCCATGCCTACATCAACGCCCTCAATCGGCTCTATGCGGCCACCCAAACGGAACCCCGCATCAGTGCCCAACATTCCCAGTTGAGTGCCTAG
- a CDS encoding DUF4351 domain-containing protein, translated as MYDNVCKFLAETYSQDFAQWLLGEAIGLTQISPSELSVEPIRADTLILLAAQQLILHLEFQTQPQVNIPYRMAEYRLRGHRRYPDQPMRQVVIYLKPSRSELVYQTVFEISGLRHEFEVIRLWECAPEDLLSFPGLLPLAILCGTPDKVQTLHQIAQRITQLPDRNTQGSVAAATAVLAGLVLEKAIVQQILREEIVKESVIYQDILAQGLQQGLQQGLQQGLQQGLQQGLQQGLQQGLQQGLQQGLQREISLILRLLRHQLGDLEPGLEARIRSLSVDQLEALGEALLDFRHPEALTAWLDRHT; from the coding sequence ATGTACGACAATGTTTGTAAATTTCTTGCCGAAACCTATAGCCAGGACTTTGCCCAGTGGCTTCTGGGTGAAGCGATCGGCTTGACCCAAATTAGCCCCTCGGAGCTATCCGTGGAACCCATTCGGGCGGATACCTTGATTTTGCTGGCCGCTCAGCAACTCATCCTTCACCTTGAATTTCAGACCCAACCCCAGGTCAACATCCCCTACCGCATGGCGGAGTATCGGCTGCGGGGCCACCGCCGGTATCCCGATCAGCCCATGCGCCAAGTCGTGATTTACCTCAAACCTTCGCGATCGGAACTGGTCTACCAAACCGTCTTTGAGATTTCGGGCCTGCGCCATGAGTTTGAAGTGATCCGGCTCTGGGAATGTGCACCGGAGGATCTGCTATCGTTTCCAGGCTTACTGCCATTAGCGATCCTGTGTGGTACCCCTGATAAAGTCCAGACACTCCACCAAATTGCCCAACGGATCACGCAATTGCCCGATCGCAACACGCAGGGGAGTGTTGCCGCTGCCACTGCCGTCTTAGCTGGCTTAGTATTGGAAAAAGCGATTGTTCAGCAAATCCTGCGGGAGGAGATTGTGAAGGAATCCGTTATCTATCAAGACATCCTGGCCCAAGGGCTGCAACAGGGACTGCAACAGGGACTGCAACAGGGACTGCAACAGGGACTGCAACAGGGACTGCAACAGGGACTGCAACAGGGACTGCAACAGGGACTGCAACAGGGACTGCAACGGGAAATATCACTGATCTTACGATTGCTCAGGCACCAATTGGGTGATCTGGAACCAGGGTTAGAAGCTCGCATTCGATCGCTATCCGTCGATCAACTCGAAGCGTTGGGGGAAGCCTTGTTAGATTTCCGCCATCCCGAAGCCCTAACCGCCTGGTTAGATCGCCATACCTAA
- the metH gene encoding methionine synthase — MTHPFLTRLHDPKRPVIVFDGAMGTSLQRQNLTAADFGGPEYEGCNEYLVVTKPAAVATVHRNFLAVGADVIETDTFGATSIVLAEYDLADQAYHLNKTAAELAKTIAREFSTPEKPRFVAGSIGPTTKLPTLGHIDFDTLKAAFYEQASGLYDGGVDLLIVETCQDVLQIKAALNAIADLFAAKGQRLPLMVSVTMETTGTMLVGSDISSVLTILEPYPIDILGLNCATGPDRMAEHIRYLAEYSPFVVSCIPNAGIPENIGGHAHYKLTPMELRLALTRFVEDYGVQVIGGCCGTQPDHIAQLVEIAQTLTPKERPVRHYDATGAANRPPLRYIPAAASIYSSQPYEQDNSFLIVGERLNASGSKKCRELLNAEDWDGLVALARSQVKEGAHILDVNVDYVGRDGVRDMRELVSRLVTNVTLPLMLDSTDWQKMEAGLKVTGGKCLLNSTNYEDGDERFFQILDLAKRYGAGVVVGTIDENGMARSAEQKFAIAQRAYRDALEYGIPAHELFFDPLALPISTGIEEDRVNAKETITAIRYIREELPGCHIILGISNVSFGLSPAARIVLNSMFLHEAMAAGMDAAIVSAAKILPLAKIEPEHQEVCRQLIYDQRQFEGDICVYDPLTKLTTLFEGVSAKEARSQSTQNLTLEERLKQHIIDGERIGLEATLTEALTRYGPLEIINTFLLDGMKVVGELFGSGQMQLPFVLQSAETMKAAVAFLEPYMEKSEATDNAKGTVVIATVKGDVHDIGKNLVDIILSNNGYRVINLGIKQPVDNIISAYEEHQADCIAMSGLLVKSTAFMKENLEVFNERGITVPVILGGAALTPKFVYEDCQNTYHGQVIYGKDAFSDLHFMDKLMPAKAAGKWDDLKGFLDEVDSGNGQVTVKPEVTTSPDTALVTQVPAVEDTERSDAVAIDIDRPTPPFWGTQVLQPQDIPLAELFEYLDLQALIAGQWQFRKPKEQSREEYDQFLAEKVYPILETWKQKIIAENLLHPQVIYGYFPCQSEGNTVYLYAPNGDTQTPIATFKFPRQKSLRRLCIADFYAPKASGIIDVFPMQAVTVGEIATQYAKTLFESNQYTDYLYFHGLAVQMAEALAEWTHARIRRELGFGDRDPDNLRDILAQRYQGSRYSFGYPACPNIQDQYTLLELLQSDRIGMYMDESEQLYPEQSTTAIIAYHPTAKYFSA; from the coding sequence ATGACTCACCCCTTCCTCACCCGACTGCATGATCCCAAGCGTCCCGTGATTGTGTTTGATGGCGCGATGGGGACTTCACTGCAACGCCAAAACCTGACAGCAGCAGATTTTGGCGGGCCAGAATATGAGGGCTGCAACGAGTACCTGGTGGTGACCAAGCCAGCAGCCGTGGCAACTGTGCATCGCAATTTTCTAGCAGTTGGCGCCGATGTGATTGAAACTGATACCTTCGGGGCGACCTCGATCGTCCTAGCGGAATACGACTTAGCCGATCAAGCCTATCACTTAAATAAAACCGCAGCCGAACTGGCAAAAACCATCGCCAGAGAATTTTCCACGCCGGAAAAACCTCGGTTTGTGGCCGGTTCGATCGGGCCGACGACGAAACTGCCCACCCTCGGTCATATTGATTTTGATACCCTAAAAGCGGCCTTTTATGAACAGGCATCAGGACTATACGACGGCGGGGTAGATTTATTAATTGTAGAAACCTGTCAGGATGTGTTGCAAATTAAGGCGGCTTTGAATGCGATCGCTGACTTATTTGCAGCTAAAGGTCAACGCCTACCTTTGATGGTGTCGGTGACAATGGAAACCACGGGCACCATGTTGGTGGGGTCAGATATCAGTAGTGTGCTGACGATTTTAGAACCCTATCCCATTGATATTTTAGGTTTAAATTGTGCGACAGGCCCCGATCGCATGGCGGAACATATTCGCTATCTGGCGGAATATTCGCCCTTTGTTGTATCTTGTATCCCCAATGCTGGGATTCCAGAAAACATTGGTGGTCATGCCCACTATAAATTGACGCCAATGGAACTGCGCTTAGCATTGACACGCTTCGTCGAAGACTATGGGGTTCAAGTGATTGGCGGCTGTTGTGGCACTCAACCCGATCATATTGCCCAACTGGTGGAAATTGCTCAAACCTTAACCCCTAAAGAACGGCCCGTCCGGCATTACGATGCCACGGGGGCTGCCAATCGTCCGCCTTTGCGTTACATTCCTGCTGCTGCGTCGATCTATTCCAGCCAACCCTATGAGCAGGATAATTCCTTTTTAATTGTGGGAGAACGTCTCAATGCCAGCGGCTCCAAAAAATGTCGTGAACTGTTGAATGCTGAAGATTGGGATGGGTTGGTAGCCCTGGCTCGATCGCAGGTGAAAGAGGGGGCACATATCCTCGATGTCAACGTTGATTACGTGGGTCGGGATGGGGTGCGCGATATGCGGGAATTGGTTTCCCGCTTGGTCACCAATGTCACGTTACCACTCATGCTCGACTCCACTGACTGGCAAAAGATGGAGGCTGGGTTAAAGGTCACCGGCGGCAAATGTTTGCTCAATTCCACCAACTATGAAGATGGAGATGAGCGCTTTTTCCAAATTCTGGATTTGGCTAAACGCTACGGAGCCGGGGTGGTGGTGGGTACCATTGATGAAAATGGCATGGCGCGATCGGCGGAGCAAAAATTCGCCATTGCCCAGCGGGCCTATCGCGATGCTTTGGAATATGGCATTCCCGCCCATGAACTTTTTTTTGATCCCTTAGCATTGCCAATCTCCACCGGGATTGAAGAAGATCGGGTGAATGCGAAAGAAACGATTACGGCCATCCGCTACATTCGTGAGGAATTACCTGGCTGTCACATTATCCTGGGCATTTCCAACGTCTCCTTTGGCCTGAGTCCTGCTGCCCGCATTGTATTGAACTCGATGTTTTTACATGAGGCAATGGCAGCAGGGATGGATGCCGCGATCGTCAGTGCCGCAAAGATTCTACCCCTAGCCAAAATTGAACCAGAACATCAGGAAGTTTGCCGACAGTTGATCTATGATCAACGCCAATTTGAAGGGGATATCTGTGTCTATGATCCCCTCACAAAATTGACAACTTTGTTTGAGGGGGTGAGTGCCAAGGAAGCGCGATCGCAGTCTACCCAAAATCTCACCCTGGAGGAACGCCTGAAGCAACACATTATTGATGGCGAACGAATCGGGTTAGAAGCCACCCTCACCGAAGCCCTGACCCGATATGGGCCGCTGGAAATTATCAACACCTTTTTGCTGGATGGCATGAAGGTGGTGGGTGAACTCTTTGGTTCAGGACAAATGCAGTTACCGTTTGTGTTGCAGTCGGCGGAAACGATGAAGGCGGCGGTCGCGTTTCTGGAACCCTACATGGAAAAATCCGAGGCTACTGATAACGCCAAGGGGACAGTTGTCATTGCCACGGTTAAGGGGGACGTCCACGATATTGGCAAGAACCTGGTGGATATTATTCTCTCCAACAATGGTTATCGTGTGATCAACCTGGGCATTAAACAACCCGTGGATAACATCATCTCGGCCTACGAAGAACACCAGGCAGATTGCATTGCTATGAGTGGACTACTGGTAAAATCAACAGCCTTTATGAAGGAAAATCTGGAGGTGTTTAACGAACGCGGTATTACCGTCCCGGTGATTCTGGGCGGAGCAGCCCTCACACCTAAATTTGTCTACGAAGATTGCCAGAATACCTACCACGGCCAAGTGATTTACGGCAAAGATGCTTTCTCCGATCTGCATTTCATGGATAAGTTAATGCCCGCCAAGGCGGCTGGCAAGTGGGATGATCTGAAGGGTTTTTTAGATGAAGTGGATAGCGGCAATGGTCAGGTAACGGTGAAACCAGAGGTGACAACGTCCCCAGATACGGCGCTAGTCACTCAAGTGCCAGCCGTCGAAGATACCGAGCGATCGGATGCGGTTGCGATTGACATCGATCGCCCCACCCCACCCTTTTGGGGTACCCAGGTCCTCCAACCCCAGGATATTCCCCTAGCTGAACTGTTCGAGTATCTGGATCTCCAGGCATTGATCGCGGGGCAATGGCAATTCCGCAAACCCAAGGAGCAATCCCGTGAGGAATATGATCAGTTTTTGGCTGAAAAGGTTTATCCAATTTTGGAGACCTGGAAGCAAAAAATTATTGCGGAGAATCTGCTCCATCCCCAGGTAATTTACGGCTATTTCCCCTGTCAGTCCGAAGGTAATACCGTCTATCTGTATGCACCCAATGGCGACACCCAAACCCCGATCGCTACTTTCAAATTCCCGCGCCAGAAATCCCTACGACGGCTCTGTATTGCCGATTTCTATGCCCCCAAGGCCTCCGGGATAATCGATGTCTTCCCGATGCAGGCCGTCACCGTTGGCGAAATTGCCACCCAATACGCTAAAACACTCTTTGAGTCCAACCAGTACACCGATTACCTCTATTTTCATGGTCTGGCGGTACAAATGGCCGAAGCCCTAGCCGAATGGACCCATGCCCGCATTCGCCGCGAATTAGGGTTTGGCGATCGCGATCCCGACAACCTACGCGACATCTTAGCCCAACGCTACCAGGGGTCTCGTTACAGTTTTGGTTATCCTGCCTGTCCCAATATCCAGGATCAATACACCCTGTTGGAATTACTGCAAAGCGATCGCATTGGGATGTATATGGACGAGAGCGAACAGTTGTATCCAGAGCAATCAACGACCGCGATCATTGCTTACCATCCCACAGCTAAGTATTTCAGTGCCTAG
- the gvpA gene encoding gas vesicle structural protein GvpA — MAVEKVNSSSSLAEVVDRILDKGIVVDAWVRVSLVGIELLAVEARIVIASVETYLKYAEAVGLTAQAAVPAA, encoded by the coding sequence ATGGCTGTTGAAAAAGTAAACTCTTCGTCGAGCTTGGCAGAAGTGGTCGATCGCATCCTGGACAAGGGGATTGTGGTTGATGCCTGGGTGCGGGTTTCCTTGGTAGGGATTGAACTGCTCGCCGTTGAGGCGCGGATCGTGATTGCTTCCGTGGAAACCTATCTGAAGTATGCCGAAGCGGTTGGTTTGACGGCCCAAGCGGCGGTTCCCGCTGCCTAA
- a CDS encoding succinate dehydrogenase/fumarate reductase flavoprotein subunit, whose amino-acid sequence MLDHDVVIVGGGLAGCRAALEIARIDPSLNIALVAKTHPIRSHSVAAQGGIAATLNNVDAEDSWETHAFDTVKGSDYLADQDAVAILTQEAPQVVIDLEHLGVLFSRLPDGRIAQRAFGGHAYRRTCYAADKTGHAILHELVCNLKRYGVRLYEEWYVLRLIVEDGQAKGIVMYRLRDGQLAIVRAKAIMFATGGYGRVYNTTSNDFASTGDGLAMTAMAGLPLEDMEFVQFHPTGLYPVGVLISEAVRGEGAYLINADGERFMANYAPSRMELAPRDITSRAIAREIRAGRGIHPDGRAGGPFVYLDLRHMGREKIMSRIPFCWEEAYRLVGIDAVEQPIPVRPTVHYSMGGIPVNTDGQVRQSADALVDGFFAAGETACVSVHGANRLGSNSLLECVVYGRRTGAAIAHYVHNRKLPALHAQAYLTEAQQQLQALLDQAGSYRIHQVRQAFQDCMTEHCGVFRTHDSMTAGMEQIQVLKQHYQQIRLDDRGTCWNTEIIEALELRSLMVVGEIILTAALNRRESRGSHAREDYPDRDDTQFLQHTLAYYSPAGVDLQYMPVTITMFQPQERKY is encoded by the coding sequence ATGTTGGATCACGATGTGGTGATTGTTGGTGGGGGGTTAGCGGGCTGTCGGGCAGCCCTAGAAATTGCCCGGATTGATCCCAGTCTTAATATTGCACTGGTGGCGAAAACCCATCCGATTCGATCGCACTCCGTCGCAGCCCAGGGGGGCATCGCTGCTACCCTCAACAACGTGGATGCCGAGGATAGCTGGGAAACCCATGCCTTTGACACCGTCAAGGGATCAGACTACCTCGCGGATCAGGATGCCGTGGCGATTCTGACCCAGGAGGCCCCCCAGGTGGTGATCGATCTAGAACATTTGGGCGTCCTATTCTCGCGCCTGCCGGATGGGCGTATTGCCCAACGTGCCTTTGGCGGTCATGCCTATCGGCGCACCTGCTACGCCGCCGATAAAACCGGCCATGCCATTTTGCATGAGTTGGTGTGTAATCTCAAACGTTATGGCGTACGCCTCTATGAAGAATGGTACGTCCTGCGCCTGATTGTTGAAGATGGGCAAGCAAAGGGAATTGTCATGTATCGCCTGCGGGATGGTCAGTTAGCGATCGTGCGGGCCAAGGCGATCATGTTTGCCACGGGTGGCTATGGCCGGGTCTATAACACCACGTCGAATGACTTTGCCTCCACGGGCGATGGGTTGGCCATGACGGCGATGGCCGGACTTCCCCTGGAGGACATGGAGTTTGTCCAGTTCCATCCCACGGGCCTGTATCCCGTAGGCGTCTTGATTTCTGAGGCAGTACGCGGGGAAGGGGCTTATTTGATCAACGCCGACGGCGAGCGGTTTATGGCCAACTATGCACCCTCACGCATGGAACTCGCGCCACGGGATATCACCTCACGGGCGATCGCGCGGGAAATTCGGGCAGGACGGGGCATTCATCCCGATGGCCGTGCAGGCGGTCCCTTTGTCTACCTAGACCTGCGCCACATGGGCCGGGAAAAGATCATGAGCCGGATTCCTTTCTGCTGGGAGGAGGCCTATCGCCTGGTGGGTATCGATGCCGTTGAGCAGCCCATACCGGTGCGCCCCACGGTTCACTACTCAATGGGGGGGATCCCGGTCAACACCGATGGCCAAGTCCGCCAAAGTGCCGATGCCCTGGTTGACGGTTTCTTTGCGGCGGGGGAAACGGCCTGTGTGTCGGTACATGGAGCCAATCGGCTGGGGAGTAATTCCCTACTCGAATGTGTGGTCTATGGTCGCCGCACGGGGGCAGCGATCGCCCACTATGTACACAACCGCAAACTTCCGGCCCTGCATGCCCAAGCCTATCTCACTGAAGCGCAGCAACAACTGCAAGCCTTGCTGGATCAAGCCGGGAGTTATCGTATTCACCAGGTTCGCCAGGCATTTCAGGACTGCATGACTGAGCACTGTGGGGTTTTTCGGACCCACGACAGTATGACGGCAGGGATGGAGCAGATTCAAGTCTTGAAGCAACACTATCAGCAAATCCGCCTTGACGATCGCGGTACCTGCTGGAATACGGAAATTATTGAAGCCTTAGAACTGCGTAGCCTGATGGTAGTGGGGGAAATCATTCTGACAGCGGCGCTGAATCGACGCGAAAGTCGGGGATCCCATGCCCGTGAGGATTATCCCGACCGGGATGACACCCAGTTTCTCCAACATACCCTAGCCTACTATTCCCCAGCAGGTGTTGATCTGCAATATATGCCGGTGACGATCACGATGTTCCAACCTCAAGAACGGAAGTACTAG
- a CDS encoding YebC/PmpR family DNA-binding transcriptional regulator, translating to MAGHSKWANIKRQKARVDAKRGSTFTRLSRAIIVAARTGLPDPAGNFQLRAAIDKARAAGVPNENIERAIAKGAGTWTDGNTLEEIRYEGYGPGGVAILIEAMTDNRNRTAGDIRAAFNKYGGNLGETGCVGWMFTQKGVVTVCRPDGKAIDEEQLLEACVEANADTYELVTLGEDGNIPGAEVYTTVANLNDLSQVLTAQGYRIDSAEARWFPNNTVEVTDASQARSLLRLMDALDALDDVQSLTANFEMDEELVSLSTV from the coding sequence ATGGCAGGACATAGTAAGTGGGCCAACATTAAGCGTCAAAAGGCACGGGTTGATGCCAAACGAGGTAGCACCTTCACCCGCCTCTCCCGTGCGATCATTGTCGCCGCACGGACCGGCCTTCCCGATCCCGCTGGTAATTTCCAACTGCGGGCGGCGATCGACAAAGCTAGGGCTGCCGGGGTTCCGAATGAGAACATTGAACGAGCGATCGCTAAAGGGGCAGGCACCTGGACCGACGGGAACACCCTGGAGGAGATTCGCTATGAGGGCTATGGTCCTGGTGGCGTGGCGATTCTGATTGAGGCGATGACCGACAATCGGAATCGCACCGCGGGGGATATTCGGGCAGCGTTTAACAAGTATGGCGGTAACCTAGGGGAAACGGGCTGTGTCGGCTGGATGTTTACCCAAAAGGGAGTGGTGACCGTGTGCCGACCTGATGGTAAGGCGATCGATGAGGAGCAGCTTTTGGAAGCCTGTGTCGAAGCCAACGCCGATACCTATGAATTAGTCACTTTGGGAGAAGACGGCAATATCCCTGGTGCCGAAGTGTATACCACTGTGGCTAACCTCAACGACCTGAGTCAGGTATTGACAGCCCAGGGCTACCGGATCGACAGTGCCGAAGCTCGCTGGTTTCCTAACAACACGGTTGAAGTGACCGATGCCAGTCAGGCGCGATCGCTCCTGCGGCTGATGGACGCGCTGGATGCCCTTGATGATGTTCAGAGTTTGACAGCCAATTTTGAAATGGATGAGGAACTGGTCAGCCTTAGCACAGTTTAA